The Cryptosporangium phraense genomic interval GACCCGATCGCGCCCGGCCCGGTGGTGGTGGGGGGCACCGGCCGCCTGGCCAAGGTGATCGGCCCGCTCCTGACCACCGCCGGCGTGACCGTCCACGGCCCGCGGTCCGAGCCTCGTCCGGACAGCCCGCGCCCGCACGCGATGATCTTCGACGCGACCGGCGTCACCCGCAGCGAGGACCTGCACGCGCTGTTCGAGTTCTTCGGCCCTCGGGTCCGCTCGGTCGCCCCCAACGGCCGGATCATCGTGCTCGGCACCCCGCCGGAGGACTGCGCCGAGACCCGCGAGGCCACCGCCCAGCGCGCGCTGGAGGGCTTCACCCGGTCGACCGGCAAGGAGATCAAGCGCGGCGTCACGACCCAGCTCGTCTACGTCGCTCCGGGGGCTGAGGACGGCGTCGAGTCCACGCTCCGGTTCCTCCTCTCCGGGCGGTCGGCCTACGTCTCCGGTCAGGTGATCCGCGTCGGTACGGCTTCCGTCCCTCCGGTGGACGACTGGCAGCGCCCGCTCGCCGGGAAGATCGCGGTCGTCACCGGCGCCGCGCGCGGGATCGGCGAGGCCATCGTCGACGTGCTCGCCCGCGACGGCGCCCACGTCGTCTGTATCGACGTTCCGTCGGCCGGCTCGTCGCTGGCCGAGGTCGCGGGCCGGGCGAACGGCTCCACCCTCACTCTGGACGTCACGGCCGAGGACGCTCCGCGGACGCTCGCCGAGCACCTCCCGGACGGTGTCGACGTGTTCGTGCACAACGCGGGCGTCACCCGGGACCGCACGCTCGGCCGGATGGACGCGGCCCGCTGGGACCTCGTCCTCGACGTCAACTTGAGCAGCGAGGAGCGCATCAACGACGTGCTCCTCGGAGCGAACCTGCTGCGGCCCGGCGGCCGCATCGTCGCGACGTCCTCGATGGCCGGGATCGCCGGGAACCCGGGGCAGACGAACTACGCGACCAGCAAGGCCGGGGTGATCGGCATGGTGCAGTCGCTGGCGCCGTCCCTGGCTTCGCGCGGCGGCACGATCAACGCGGTCGCGCCGGGGTTCATCGAGACGCAGATGACCGCGGCGATCCCGTTGGTGATCCGGGAGGCCGGGCGCCGGATGAACAGCATGACCCAGGGCGGCCGGCCGGTCGACGTCGCCGAGACGATCGCCTGGTTCGCGTCGCCCGCGTCGGCCGGCCTCAACGGCAACGTCGTCCGCGTCTGCGGCCAGTCTCTCCTG includes:
- a CDS encoding 3-oxoacyl-ACP reductase; the protein is MRDRYQQLVTSSPGRFVARRVGLPQPPTLRRYHPGDPIAPGPVVVGGTGRLAKVIGPLLTTAGVTVHGPRSEPRPDSPRPHAMIFDATGVTRSEDLHALFEFFGPRVRSVAPNGRIIVLGTPPEDCAETREATAQRALEGFTRSTGKEIKRGVTTQLVYVAPGAEDGVESTLRFLLSGRSAYVSGQVIRVGTASVPPVDDWQRPLAGKIAVVTGAARGIGEAIVDVLARDGAHVVCIDVPSAGSSLAEVAGRANGSTLTLDVTAEDAPRTLAEHLPDGVDVFVHNAGVTRDRTLGRMDAARWDLVLDVNLSSEERINDVLLGANLLRPGGRIVATSSMAGIAGNPGQTNYATSKAGVIGMVQSLAPSLASRGGTINAVAPGFIETQMTAAIPLVIREAGRRMNSMTQGGRPVDVAETIAWFASPASAGLNGNVVRVCGQSLLGA